One Streptomyces sp. NBC_01217 genomic region harbors:
- the hemW gene encoding radical SAM family heme chaperone HemW, with the protein MGGMPSVLPDGEPVPDDGALPRHALEGAADRPLGFYLHVPYCATRCGYCDFNTYTATELRGSGGALASRDNYAAHLIGEVRQARKVLGDDPRTVRTVFVGGGTPTLLAAGDLVRMLGAIREEFGLADDAEITTEANPESVGPAYLAELREGGFNRISFGMQSARQHVLKILDRTHTPGRPEACVAEARAAGFEHVNLDLIYGTPGESDDDWRASLDAAIGAGPDHVSAYALIVEEGTQLARRIRRGEIPMTDDDAHADRYLIADEAMAAAGFSWYEVSNWARTPEGRCLHNELYWRGADWWGAGPGAHSHVGGVRWWNVKHPGAYAQALAEGRSPGAGREILSAEDRRVERILLELRLADGCPLSLLEPAGLAASRRALADGLLEPGPYEQGRAVLTLRGRLLADAVVRDLVD; encoded by the coding sequence ATGGGCGGTATGCCTTCCGTACTGCCCGATGGTGAACCCGTACCCGACGACGGGGCGCTGCCCCGCCATGCCCTGGAAGGCGCCGCCGACCGGCCGCTCGGCTTCTACCTGCATGTGCCCTACTGCGCGACCCGCTGCGGCTACTGCGACTTCAACACCTACACCGCCACCGAGCTGCGCGGCTCCGGCGGTGCGCTGGCCTCCAGGGACAACTACGCCGCCCATCTGATCGGCGAGGTCCGCCAGGCCCGGAAGGTCCTCGGCGATGATCCGCGTACGGTCCGTACGGTCTTCGTCGGCGGCGGTACGCCGACCCTGCTGGCCGCCGGGGATCTCGTACGGATGCTGGGGGCGATCCGCGAGGAGTTCGGGCTCGCGGACGATGCCGAGATCACCACCGAGGCCAATCCGGAGTCCGTCGGTCCGGCCTATCTGGCCGAGCTGCGGGAGGGTGGGTTCAACCGGATCTCGTTCGGGATGCAGAGCGCGCGGCAGCACGTACTGAAGATCCTGGACCGTACGCATACGCCGGGGCGGCCCGAGGCATGCGTCGCGGAGGCGAGGGCAGCGGGCTTCGAGCACGTCAATCTCGATCTGATCTACGGCACTCCCGGGGAGTCCGACGACGACTGGCGTGCCTCGCTGGACGCGGCGATCGGGGCGGGGCCGGACCATGTGTCGGCGTACGCGCTGATCGTCGAGGAGGGCACGCAGCTGGCGCGGCGGATCCGGCGCGGCGAGATCCCGATGACCGATGACGACGCCCACGCCGACCGGTATCTGATCGCGGACGAGGCGATGGCCGCTGCGGGCTTCTCCTGGTACGAGGTGTCGAACTGGGCCCGTACGCCCGAGGGCCGGTGCCTGCACAACGAGCTGTACTGGCGTGGCGCCGACTGGTGGGGCGCCGGGCCGGGGGCGCACAGCCACGTCGGCGGGGTGCGCTGGTGGAATGTGAAGCATCCGGGGGCGTACGCGCAGGCGCTGGCCGAGGGGCGGTCGCCGGGGGCCGGACGCGAGATCCTCTCCGCCGAGGACCGGCGGGTCGAGCGGATCCTGCTGGAGCTGCGGCTCGCGGACGGGTGCCCGTTGTCACTGCTGGAACCGGCGGGGCTGGCCGCCTCCCGGCGCGCTCTGGCGGACGGGCTGCTGGAGCCTGGTCCGTACGAGCAGGGGCGGGCGGTGCTTACCTTGCGGGGGCGCTTGTTGGCGGATGCGGTGGTGCGGGACCTGGTGGACTGA
- a CDS encoding 16S rRNA (uracil(1498)-N(3))-methyltransferase, whose amino-acid sequence MTAPVFVVEQVPEGPEFVLEGPEGRHAVSVKRLHAGEDVVLTDGLGRWTEGVVRAAEGKDRLVVTDLTAVQEEPWPTPRVTVVQALPKGDRGEVAVETMTETGVDAIVPWQAARCITQWKGDRGLKSLAKWRNTAREAGKQSRRVRFPEVADALTTKQVAALLAAADFAAVLHEDRGHDSEPLATVQLPTQGEIVLVVGPEGGVSPDELAAFAAAGARTCRLGTSVLRTSTAGTAATALLLGRTGRWS is encoded by the coding sequence GTGACCGCACCGGTCTTCGTCGTCGAACAGGTCCCCGAGGGGCCCGAGTTCGTCCTGGAAGGACCCGAGGGACGGCACGCCGTATCGGTGAAGCGGCTGCACGCCGGTGAGGACGTCGTGCTGACGGACGGCCTCGGCCGCTGGACGGAAGGCGTCGTCAGGGCCGCCGAGGGCAAGGACCGGCTCGTCGTCACCGATCTGACGGCGGTCCAGGAGGAGCCGTGGCCCACGCCCCGTGTCACCGTCGTCCAGGCCCTGCCCAAGGGCGACCGCGGCGAGGTCGCCGTCGAGACTATGACGGAGACCGGTGTCGACGCGATCGTGCCTTGGCAGGCGGCGCGCTGCATCACGCAGTGGAAGGGCGACCGCGGCCTCAAGTCCCTCGCGAAATGGCGCAACACCGCCCGGGAGGCGGGCAAGCAGTCGCGCCGGGTGCGCTTCCCCGAGGTGGCGGACGCGCTGACGACCAAGCAGGTTGCCGCGCTTCTGGCCGCGGCGGACTTCGCCGCCGTCCTGCACGAGGACCGGGGCCACGACAGTGAGCCGCTGGCCACCGTCCAACTCCCCACCCAGGGCGAGATCGTGCTGGTCGTCGGCCCCGAGGGCGGGGTGTCGCCGGACGAACTGGCGGCCTTCGCCGCGGCGGGCGCCCGGACCTGCCGGCTCGGAACGTCCGTCCTGCGCACCTCGACGGCCGGCACGGCGGCGACGGCACTGCTGCTGGGGCGCACCGGCCGCTGGTCGTAA
- a CDS encoding MBL fold metallo-hydrolase translates to MDASWEEFGWERLGHGVGRRRLPGWDATVALVVGADGVLLHDTGSTLREGAEVRTQAQALLGRRVTHIALSHPHFDHVLGTAAFSGAQVYGAVGMAALLKLGADDLRASAIRHGVSEHEATEATDALVAPQHEVRGEWTLDLGGGRQVLLANVGPAHSGHDLAVLVPGSPAVVLCGDLVEESGEPQAGRDAVPSRWPAALDRLLALGGEDAVYVPGHGAVVDAAFVRDQRDRLAALFGVS, encoded by the coding sequence ATGGACGCCTCTTGGGAAGAGTTCGGCTGGGAGCGACTCGGTCACGGAGTGGGCCGGCGGCGCCTTCCCGGTTGGGATGCGACGGTCGCACTGGTGGTCGGAGCGGATGGAGTGCTGCTGCACGACACCGGATCGACACTGCGCGAAGGCGCGGAAGTACGCACCCAGGCACAGGCCCTGCTCGGCCGGAGGGTGACGCATATCGCACTCAGCCACCCCCACTTCGACCATGTGCTGGGCACCGCCGCGTTCTCCGGCGCCCAGGTGTACGGAGCGGTCGGCATGGCCGCGCTGCTGAAGCTCGGGGCCGACGATCTGCGCGCCTCCGCGATCCGCCACGGGGTGTCCGAACACGAGGCGACCGAGGCCACCGACGCACTGGTGGCACCGCAGCACGAGGTGCGCGGCGAGTGGACGCTCGATCTGGGCGGCGGCCGTCAGGTGCTGCTGGCGAATGTGGGCCCCGCCCACAGCGGCCACGATCTGGCGGTACTCGTCCCCGGCTCCCCCGCCGTGGTGCTCTGCGGCGACCTGGTCGAGGAGTCCGGCGAACCGCAGGCGGGCCGGGACGCGGTCCCGTCCCGCTGGCCGGCCGCGCTGGACCGGCTGCTGGCGCTGGGCGGCGAGGACGCGGTGTACGTTCCGGGGCACGGGGCGGTGGTGGACGCGGCGTTCGTACGGGACCAGCGCGACCGGCTGGCCGCCCTCTTCGGCGTGTCGTGA
- a CDS encoding S41 family peptidase, which translates to MTQPAYLRYPHVQGDLIAFTAEDDVWLAPLDGGRAWRVSADNRPVTNPRISPDGTWVAWTSTRDGMPEVHVAPVDGGPSRRLTYWGDARTSVRGWTPEGDVLVISTQGQASLRRSWARAVPVDGGPARTLPYGPVGSLAYGPGGRVLLLSATMGREAAAWKRYRGGTAGKLWIAEEGATDGPAEFVRLHEDLDGNIEAPMWVGDRVAFLSDHEGVGALYSSLPDGSDLRRHTGVEGFYARHATTDGTRVGYASAGELWLLEDLEGAEPRRVAIRLGGQRADLQPHSVHAGSHLDSASPDRTGRGSAVGTRGAVHWVTHREGPARALAVEPGVRARMPRTFQADGDQHVVWVTDAEGDDALECAPATGTAPGAVPRRLAAGRIGRVLDLEAAPDGSRFAVAAHDGRVLIVERESGEVHEVDRSEHGDASGLVFSPDSSWLAWSHPGPEPLRQLKLAHLADLSVAEATPLRFRDFAPAFTTDGKHLAFLSERAFDPVYDAHVFDLAFIGACRPHLLTLAATTPSPFGPQLHGRPTEKEKGAGDGEDNPTALPVTRIDLDGLADRIVPMPVEAASYSSLRAAKDGLLWLNHPVTGVLGTSGATPDARRPETVLERYDLEKLRCEELASDVGGFAVSGDGKRIVLHTRGKLRVAPSDSRVPAGDDDHDGGSDGNVTVDLSRIRRTLDPAAEWRQMYDEAGRIMRDNFWRPDMSGIDWDGVLDRYRPVLERVATHDDLMDLLWEVQGELGTSHAYVTPPGGWRDDSARQGLLGADISRTDEGSWRIDRILPSETSDPEARSPLAAPGVAVRVGDAILAVDGSPVDPVAGPGPLLTGSAGKPVELTVSPVDGGDSRHVVVVPVADEEALRYHAWVADRRAYVHEHSGGRLGYLHVPDMVGSGWAQLHRDLRIEVAREGLVVDVRENRGGHTSQLIVEKLARRIVGWDLPRGMQPYSYPDDAPRGPVVAVANEFSGSDGDIVNAAIKALRIGPVVGTRTWGGVVGIDSRYKLVDGTSVTQPKYAFWLEGYGWGVENHGVDPDVEVVMAPQDHVAGRDPQLDEAIRIALAALAETPAKRAPERPGA; encoded by the coding sequence GTGACACAGCCTGCCTACCTCCGATACCCCCATGTCCAAGGCGATTTGATCGCCTTCACCGCCGAGGACGATGTCTGGCTGGCGCCGCTGGACGGCGGCCGGGCCTGGCGCGTCAGCGCCGACAACCGACCTGTCACCAATCCGCGGATATCTCCCGACGGAACCTGGGTGGCCTGGACGTCCACCCGGGACGGAATGCCCGAAGTGCACGTCGCACCGGTCGACGGCGGCCCCTCCAGGCGGCTCACCTACTGGGGCGACGCACGGACCTCCGTACGCGGCTGGACGCCCGAGGGCGACGTACTGGTCATCAGCACCCAGGGGCAGGCATCGCTGCGGCGCAGCTGGGCCAGGGCCGTCCCGGTCGACGGCGGTCCCGCGCGGACCCTGCCGTACGGGCCGGTCGGCTCCCTCGCGTACGGACCCGGCGGACGGGTCCTGCTGCTCTCGGCCACCATGGGGCGCGAGGCCGCCGCCTGGAAGCGCTACCGGGGCGGCACCGCGGGCAAGCTGTGGATCGCGGAAGAGGGCGCGACCGACGGCCCGGCGGAGTTCGTACGGCTGCACGAGGACCTCGACGGGAACATCGAGGCGCCGATGTGGGTGGGCGACCGAGTGGCCTTCCTCTCCGACCACGAAGGCGTCGGCGCGCTCTACTCCTCGCTGCCCGACGGCTCGGACCTGCGCCGCCACACCGGCGTCGAAGGGTTCTACGCCCGCCACGCGACCACCGACGGCACCCGCGTCGGCTACGCCTCGGCCGGTGAGCTCTGGCTGCTGGAGGACCTCGAAGGCGCCGAGCCGCGCCGCGTCGCCATCCGGCTCGGCGGCCAGCGCGCAGACCTCCAGCCGCACTCCGTGCACGCCGGCAGTCACCTCGACTCCGCGTCCCCGGACCGCACGGGCCGCGGCAGCGCCGTCGGGACGCGCGGCGCCGTCCACTGGGTCACCCACCGCGAGGGCCCGGCCCGCGCACTCGCCGTCGAACCCGGCGTACGGGCCAGGATGCCCCGCACCTTCCAGGCCGACGGCGACCAGCACGTCGTCTGGGTCACCGACGCCGAGGGCGACGACGCCCTGGAGTGCGCACCCGCCACCGGCACCGCACCGGGCGCCGTGCCGCGCCGCCTCGCCGCGGGCCGTATCGGCAGGGTCCTCGACCTGGAAGCGGCCCCGGACGGCAGCCGGTTCGCCGTCGCCGCGCACGACGGGCGGGTCCTGATCGTCGAGCGGGAGAGCGGCGAGGTCCACGAGGTGGACCGCAGCGAGCACGGCGACGCCTCCGGCCTCGTCTTCTCGCCCGACTCCTCCTGGCTCGCCTGGTCGCACCCCGGCCCCGAGCCGCTCAGGCAGCTCAAGCTCGCGCACCTCGCCGATCTCTCCGTCGCCGAGGCCACCCCGCTGCGCTTCCGGGACTTCGCCCCCGCGTTCACCACCGACGGCAAGCACCTCGCGTTCCTCTCCGAGCGGGCCTTCGACCCGGTCTACGACGCCCATGTCTTCGACCTCGCGTTCATCGGCGCCTGCCGCCCGCATCTGCTGACGCTCGCGGCCACCACACCCTCCCCGTTCGGACCGCAGCTCCACGGCCGCCCGACCGAGAAGGAGAAGGGCGCCGGCGATGGCGAGGACAACCCGACCGCACTGCCCGTCACCCGGATCGACCTCGACGGACTCGCCGACCGGATCGTGCCGATGCCGGTCGAGGCCGCCAGCTACTCCTCGCTGCGCGCCGCGAAGGACGGGCTGCTGTGGCTGAACCACCCGGTGACCGGGGTGCTCGGCACGAGCGGCGCCACGCCCGACGCGCGGCGGCCCGAGACCGTCCTCGAACGGTACGACCTGGAAAAGCTGCGCTGCGAGGAACTCGCCTCGGACGTCGGTGGCTTCGCGGTCAGCGGCGACGGCAAGCGGATCGTCCTGCACACCCGGGGCAAGCTGCGTGTCGCACCGTCCGACAGCCGTGTCCCGGCCGGTGACGACGACCACGACGGCGGCAGCGACGGCAACGTCACCGTCGACCTCTCCCGGATCCGCCGGACCCTTGACCCGGCCGCCGAGTGGCGCCAGATGTACGACGAGGCCGGGCGCATCATGCGGGACAACTTCTGGCGCCCCGACATGAGCGGCATCGACTGGGACGGGGTCCTGGACCGCTACCGCCCGGTGCTGGAGCGCGTCGCCACCCATGACGACCTGATGGACCTGCTGTGGGAGGTGCAGGGGGAGCTCGGCACCTCGCACGCCTATGTGACGCCGCCCGGCGGCTGGCGCGACGACTCGGCCCGGCAGGGGCTGCTCGGCGCGGACATCTCCCGTACGGACGAGGGAAGTTGGCGCATCGACCGCATCCTGCCCTCGGAGACCTCCGACCCGGAGGCCCGCTCGCCGCTGGCCGCACCCGGGGTCGCGGTGCGCGTCGGGGACGCGATCCTCGCCGTCGACGGGAGCCCGGTCGACCCGGTGGCCGGGCCCGGCCCGCTGCTCACCGGCTCGGCCGGCAAACCGGTCGAGCTGACGGTCTCCCCGGTGGACGGCGGCGACTCGCGCCATGTCGTCGTCGTACCGGTCGCCGACGAGGAGGCGCTGCGCTACCACGCATGGGTCGCCGACCGGCGGGCCTACGTCCACGAGCACTCCGGCGGACGCCTCGGCTATCTCCATGTCCCCGACATGGTCGGCTCGGGCTGGGCGCAGCTCCACCGCGATCTGCGGATCGAAGTGGCCCGCGAGGGCCTGGTCGTGGACGTCCGGGAGAACCGGGGCGGCCACACCTCGCAGCTGATCGTGGAGAAGCTCGCCCGGCGCATCGTCGGCTGGGACCTGCCGCGCGGCATGCAGCCGTACAGCTACCCGGATGACGCGCCGCGCGGCCCGGTGGTGGCCGTCGCCAACGAGTTCTCCGGCTCGGACGGCGACATCGTGAACGCCGCGATCAAGGCGCTGCGCATCGGTCCCGTGGTCGGTACGCGCACCTGGGGCGGGGTGGTCGGCATCGACAGCCGGTACAAGCTCGTCGACGGTACGTCGGTCACCCAGCCCAAGTACGCGTTCTGGCTGGAGGGATACGGCTGGGGCGTGGAGAACCACGGGGTCGATCCCGATGTCGAGGTCGTGATGGCGCCGCAGGACCATGTGGCGGGGCGGGATCCGCAGCTGGACGAGGCGATCCGGATCGCGCTAGCGGCGCTGGCGGAGACCCCGGCCAAGCGGGCGCCGGAGCGGCCGGGGGCGTAG
- the hrcA gene encoding heat-inducible transcriptional repressor HrcA, with translation MLSERRLEVLRAIVQDYVGTEEPVGSKALTERHKLGVSPATVRNDMAVLEDEGFIAQPHTSAGRIPTDKGYRLFVDKLAGVKPLSSPERRAIHNFLDGAVDLDDVVGRTVRLLAQLTRQVAIVQYPSLTRSTVRHVELLSLAAARLMLVLITDTGRVEQRMIDCPAPFGESSLADLRARLNSRVVGRRFADVPQLVQDLPESFESEDRGTVSTVLSTLLETLVEETEERLLIGGTSNLTRFGHDFPVMIRPVLEALEEQVVLLKLLGEAKDSGMTVRIGHENAYEGLNSTSVVAVGYGSGDEAVAKLGVVGPTRMDYPGTMGAVRAVARYVGQILAES, from the coding sequence ATGCTCAGCGAACGCAGACTCGAAGTGCTGCGCGCCATCGTCCAGGACTACGTCGGCACCGAGGAGCCCGTGGGTTCCAAGGCGCTCACCGAGCGGCACAAGCTGGGGGTCTCCCCGGCCACCGTCCGCAACGACATGGCGGTGCTGGAGGACGAGGGCTTCATCGCCCAGCCGCACACCAGCGCGGGCCGCATCCCGACGGACAAGGGCTACCGGCTCTTCGTCGACAAGCTCGCGGGCGTCAAGCCCCTCTCGTCGCCGGAGCGCCGTGCCATTCACAATTTCCTCGACGGCGCGGTCGACCTCGACGATGTCGTGGGCCGCACCGTACGGCTGCTCGCGCAGCTGACCCGGCAGGTCGCCATCGTGCAGTACCCCTCGCTGACCCGGTCGACGGTCCGGCATGTGGAACTGCTGTCGCTGGCGGCGGCCCGGCTGATGCTCGTGCTGATCACGGACACCGGCCGGGTCGAACAGCGCATGATCGACTGCCCCGCCCCGTTCGGTGAGAGTTCTCTCGCCGATCTGCGGGCCCGGCTCAACAGCCGGGTCGTGGGACGCCGTTTCGCGGACGTTCCGCAACTGGTGCAGGATCTGCCGGAATCCTTCGAGAGCGAGGACCGGGGAACCGTGTCCACCGTGCTCTCCACCCTGCTCGAAACCCTCGTCGAGGAGACGGAGGAGCGGCTGTTGATCGGCGGCACCTCCAACCTCACCCGCTTCGGGCACGACTTCCCTGTGATGATCCGGCCGGTGCTGGAGGCATTGGAGGAGCAGGTCGTGCTGCTGAAGCTGCTCGGCGAGGCCAAGGACTCGGGCATGACCGTACGTATCGGGCACGAGAACGCCTACGAGGGGCTCAACTCCACGTCCGTCGTCGCGGTCGGCTACGGTTCGGGCGACGAGGCAGTCGCCAAACTCGGCGTGGTCGGACCGACCCGCATGGACTACCCCGGAACGATGGGAGCGGTACGCGCAGTGGCACGTTACGTCGGACAGATCCTGGCGGAGTCGTAA
- a CDS encoding DUF3097 domain-containing protein: MRSYQPDLTPPWKKSAPVPEVPAEPDLVVEEVSTGFCGAVIRCEKTAQGPTVTLEDRFGKHRVFPMEPRGFLLEGRVVTLVRPSAAAPTRPARTASGSVAVPGARARVARAGRIYVEGRHDAELVERVWGDDLRIEGVVVEYLEGIDDLPAIVRAFSPGPDARLGVLVDHLVPGSKESRIAEQVSDGYVLVVGHPYIDVWEAVKPSSVGIPAWPVIPRGQDWKTGVCRALAWPENTGAAWQRILSTVHSYRDLEPSLLGSMEHLIDFVTAPGSSPSD; encoded by the coding sequence ATGCGCAGTTACCAGCCGGACCTGACCCCGCCGTGGAAGAAGTCCGCCCCCGTTCCCGAGGTCCCCGCCGAGCCCGATCTGGTCGTGGAGGAGGTCTCCACCGGCTTCTGCGGTGCGGTGATCCGCTGCGAGAAGACGGCCCAGGGTCCGACGGTGACCCTGGAGGACCGCTTCGGCAAGCACCGGGTGTTCCCGATGGAGCCGCGCGGATTCCTGCTGGAGGGCCGGGTGGTCACGCTCGTACGCCCGTCGGCGGCCGCTCCCACGCGCCCCGCACGCACGGCCTCGGGCTCGGTCGCGGTACCCGGGGCGCGCGCCCGGGTGGCGCGGGCCGGCCGGATCTATGTGGAGGGCCGCCACGACGCGGAGCTGGTCGAGCGCGTCTGGGGTGACGATCTGCGGATCGAGGGCGTGGTCGTCGAGTACCTGGAGGGCATCGACGACCTCCCGGCCATCGTGCGCGCCTTCTCCCCCGGTCCGGACGCCAGACTGGGCGTCCTGGTCGACCACCTGGTCCCCGGCTCCAAGGAGTCCCGCATCGCCGAGCAGGTCTCGGACGGATACGTACTGGTGGTGGGCCACCCGTACATCGACGTCTGGGAGGCGGTGAAGCCGTCGTCCGTCGGCATCCCCGCCTGGCCGGTGATCCCGCGCGGCCAGGACTGGAAGACGGGCGTGTGCCGCGCACTGGCCTGGCCGGAGAACACGGGCGCGGCCTGGCAGCGCATCCTGTCCACGGTCCACTCCTACCGCGACCTGGAGCCGTCGCTGCTGGGTTCGATGGAACACCTGATCGACTTCGTGACAGCGCCCGGATCCAGCCCTTCCGACTGA
- the dnaJ gene encoding molecular chaperone DnaJ, producing the protein MATDYYAVLGVRRDASQDEIKKAFRRLARELHPDVNPDPKTQERFKEINAAYEVLSDPQKKQVYDLGGDPLSASGGGGAGGFGQGGFGNFSDIMDAFFGTSSQRGPRSRTRRGQDAMIRLEIDLSEAAFGTTKDIQVDTAVVCATCNGEGAAPGTSAQTCDMCRGRGEVSQVTRSFLGQVMTSRPCPQCQGFGTVVPTPCPECAGDGRIRSRRTLTVKIPAGVDNGTRIQLAGEGEVGPGGGPAGDLYVEIHELSHAVFQRRGDDLHCTVTIPMTAGALGTKVPLETLDGLEEVDIRPGTQSGQSVPLHGRGITHLRGGGRGDLIVHVEVMTPTKLDPEQERLLRELSKMRGEERPTGQFQPGQQGLFSRLKDAFNGR; encoded by the coding sequence GTGGCCACGGACTACTACGCCGTACTCGGCGTGCGCCGCGACGCATCTCAGGACGAGATCAAGAAGGCCTTCCGGAGGCTCGCCCGCGAGCTGCATCCGGATGTGAACCCCGATCCGAAGACCCAGGAGCGGTTCAAGGAGATCAACGCCGCCTACGAGGTGCTGTCGGACCCGCAGAAGAAGCAGGTCTACGACCTCGGCGGCGACCCGCTGTCCGCCTCCGGCGGCGGTGGCGCGGGCGGATTCGGACAGGGCGGCTTCGGCAACTTCTCCGACATCATGGACGCGTTCTTCGGTACGTCGTCGCAGCGCGGACCCCGTTCGCGCACCCGGCGCGGCCAGGACGCGATGATCCGTCTGGAGATCGATCTCTCCGAGGCCGCGTTCGGCACCACCAAGGACATCCAGGTCGACACGGCCGTCGTCTGTGCGACCTGCAACGGCGAGGGCGCCGCACCCGGCACCTCCGCCCAGACCTGTGACATGTGCCGCGGCCGCGGCGAGGTCTCCCAGGTCACCCGGTCCTTCCTCGGCCAGGTCATGACCTCGCGGCCCTGCCCGCAGTGCCAGGGCTTCGGTACGGTCGTGCCGACCCCGTGTCCGGAGTGCGCCGGTGACGGCCGCATCCGGTCGCGGCGCACGCTCACCGTGAAGATCCCCGCCGGTGTCGACAACGGCACCCGCATCCAGCTCGCGGGCGAGGGCGAGGTCGGCCCCGGCGGCGGCCCGGCCGGCGATCTGTACGTGGAGATCCACGAGCTGTCGCACGCGGTGTTCCAGCGCCGGGGCGACGACCTGCACTGCACGGTCACCATCCCCATGACGGCGGGCGCGCTCGGCACGAAGGTGCCGCTGGAGACGCTCGACGGCCTGGAGGAGGTCGACATCCGGCCCGGCACCCAGTCCGGCCAGTCCGTCCCGCTGCACGGACGCGGCATCACGCATCTGCGGGGCGGCGGGCGCGGCGACCTGATCGTGCACGTCGAGGTGATGACCCCGACGAAGCTGGACCCGGAGCAGGAGCGACTGCTGCGGGAGCTGTCGAAGATGCGTGGCGAGGAGCGGCCCACCGGGCAGTTCCAGCCCGGGCAGCAGGGGCTGTTCTCCCGTCTGAAGGACGCCTTCAACGGCCGCTGA
- a CDS encoding nitronate monooxygenase — protein sequence MSSVLTDLCRYPIVQAPMAGGTSCPQLVSAVAEAGGLGFLAAGYKTADGMYNEIKQLRGLTGQPFGVNLFMPQPGLADPSAVEVYRHQLAGEAAWYETPLDDPDSSGGDDGYEAKLAILLDDPVPAVSFTFGCPTRETLDAFAGVGTYTVVTVTTPEEAQAAQWAGADAVCVQGIEAGGHQSTHRDDPQTDGTGIGLLSLVSQVRETVQVPLIAAGGLMRGSQIAAVLAAGAEAAQLGTAFLVCPESGAHLLHKQALTNPLFVRTALTRAFSGRPARGLVNRFMREHGPYAPAAYPQVHYLTAGLRRAAARAGDAQGMALWAGQGHRMARELPAGRLIELLAEELDAARAAVSTGSTQ from the coding sequence ATGTCATCCGTGTTGACCGATCTCTGCCGGTATCCGATCGTGCAGGCCCCGATGGCCGGTGGAACATCCTGTCCGCAGCTCGTCTCGGCCGTCGCCGAAGCGGGCGGGCTGGGCTTTCTCGCCGCCGGGTACAAGACGGCGGACGGCATGTACAACGAGATCAAACAGCTGCGCGGGCTGACCGGTCAGCCCTTCGGCGTAAATCTCTTCATGCCGCAACCGGGTCTCGCCGACCCGAGCGCCGTCGAGGTGTACCGGCATCAGCTCGCCGGTGAGGCGGCCTGGTACGAGACCCCGCTCGACGACCCGGACTCCAGCGGCGGCGACGACGGCTACGAGGCCAAGCTCGCCATCCTCCTGGACGACCCGGTCCCAGCCGTCTCGTTCACCTTCGGCTGCCCGACCCGCGAGACTCTCGACGCGTTCGCCGGCGTCGGCACGTACACCGTCGTGACGGTCACCACGCCCGAGGAGGCCCAGGCCGCCCAGTGGGCGGGTGCCGACGCGGTCTGTGTCCAGGGCATAGAGGCGGGCGGCCACCAGTCCACCCACCGCGACGACCCGCAGACCGACGGCACCGGGATCGGGCTGCTCTCCCTGGTGTCCCAGGTCCGCGAGACCGTGCAGGTGCCGCTCATCGCCGCGGGCGGGCTGATGCGCGGATCCCAGATCGCCGCGGTGCTCGCCGCGGGCGCGGAGGCGGCGCAGCTCGGCACGGCATTCCTAGTCTGTCCCGAGTCCGGGGCGCATCTGCTGCACAAGCAGGCGCTGACCAATCCGCTGTTCGTACGGACCGCCCTGACCCGGGCGTTCTCCGGCCGCCCGGCCCGCGGTCTGGTCAACCGCTTCATGCGTGAGCACGGCCCGTACGCCCCCGCCGCGTACCCGCAGGTCCACTATCTGACCGCCGGGCTGCGCCGGGCGGCGGCCAGGGCCGGGGACGCGCAGGGCATGGCACTGTGGGCGGGGCAGGGGCACCGGATGGCACGCGAGCTGCCCGCCGGCCGGCTGATCGAGCTGCTCGCCGAAGAACTGGACGCCGCGCGCGCGGCAGTGAGCACAGGGAGTACGCAGTGA